TTCGATTTCTGGTAAGTTGCCCCCGTCGTGAGGGTACGAATATACGTGTTCTGGATTTTTTTTCCAAAGTAGAACATGAGCCATCCGGAAAGAGAAACCGTGGAGATAATTAACCACGGTGAATCCTGATAGAGGATCAGCAGTATGGCGGAGCCTATAATTGCTGCCGGCTTTATAATTCCTTCAATCACTGTTTTAGATCGGCCACGTTTTTCCTTATCTATGGCGGCAAAAAACATTTGGTAAATGGGAGAGAAAAAGTTTTCAAAGAAGGTGTATCGGACTACCTGAAGAAAGAGGAGCAAAAAGAAGGGAATACCAAATTCGATTGTGCTCCCAGAAAAGGCCATAAACACAAGAAAAAGGGTGGCTCCAAGTGAGAGGGCTCGTGGCATGTATAAAAAGACACGGGTAAAGCCCCGTTCACTTACAATATCTGGAGTGATATGTCGAAGACTGGTTATGGTGATAAGACTATGAGCAATATAAAATGTGAATTGAAACCCCGCAAGATTAGTAGAGTCTTTATAGATAGAACTGGTAATAAACCAAAAAAGTAATCAAGCATAAATATGGCTATGTACGTAAAGAAATAAAGATATCCAATATTTTTTACCAAGGGCATGGTAAGAATCTCTTTGATATCTCCTATCAGTGATCGTGTGTTTTTACTTCTTCCCGAAATGGCTTCTATGGGGACAAGGTGTTGTCCGTAGATGGAATTGAATTTTGCGGTGTAAAGATAGGCAAGTATATAGAGAAATACCCAGAATAAAAGGATGAATTCAGGGGAAAATGGGATAAGAAGCAAGCGCGATGCAATGGCACCTGAAAGCCCCCCGATGAATCCCCACGCGGTTATCTCTGGAAAAGATAGTTTCGCCTCCATTGTATCGTTAACATCAACAGCTACTGTCCAGAATGTGAGAAAGAGAATGGTTTTTAAGAGATAAGAAAGCGGATAGAGTATGAGTAAAAATGCTGTGTAAAAGGTAAGGTCTGCGGCCGCACTTAGGGTGTAAAGGATAAAAAGGATGCTGACAATACCTATGGCAGCTCTCAGAGTCTTTTGCAGAAGATTTCCTCGATGTGAAGAGTCAATCTGTGAAAAGAAAAAAGTGGGCAGCAAAAACAGAAGTACACCGTTAATAAAATTAAGCTTTGAGAGTACTGAGACACCGACTTCAGAGACAATGAGGGAGGTAACCCCAGTTTCTCCAACAATGGTAGCGCCGAAGATAAAGTACAGGAGACGTGCAAGTTGCTGCTTCTTTCCTGGTTTGTCCATCCTAATTTGTTGCCTCTGTTAAAAAAAAGGACCGGAATACTCCGGTCCAATAATACATCAATTAAATAGGATATGCAAGGGTTCTTTAAAAATGAAATCCTGCACTGATGTGAGAAGAAATATGCCCGAGGTTGCCGCTAAAGATATTGCCAAAGGTATAGAAAATATCTTCAGCTATTACTGCATCAACATAGAGCCGGTCTTCAATATTCAAGCCAAGACCAAAGGAAATCGTTGGAGATTTTCCGTGCTGATCTTTTTCTGCAATGCCATTAAAATACTCACCCAAATCACCATCTTCATAGGTAACCTGTGATAAGAGCTGTTGTGCACCAACTCGCCAAACGAGCCAGTCAGTAAGCATGTTTCGCTCAATACCAATCATTACTTTACCCCCATACTCATTCCGTTTGCCGTAATGAATATGGTTATTGGTAGATGCGGTATCTACAACGGCACGGCTGTCATTTTCATAAAACCCTTCTAAGCCAGCCCAGAAGAAACCACGGTCAATTCTGCTGGAAATACCAAACCCTGCGTTAAAATCAGTAATACGCTCATCATCGTCGTAATTAATGACGTTAGCCTGAATATGAGGAACGAAGGTTTTGTAATCATCTAAGTAGGCAAAAAGGCGAGCATCAATCGAAAAGGAGATATCATTATACATGGTCGTCGATTCATTATGAAACCGAGAGTGCCCGTCGAGGGTAAGGGCTGCGATATTAAAAGACGCATCAAGGTCCACATTGGGAGAGACTTCGCCATATACCCCGAAGGCCCCTTTTGCTACGCGGGTCATTTTGTTTCTTCCAGCTCTATCGGTGGAATCTTGCATCGCAAGATAGCCCGATGCACCTAAGGCCCATCCGTTTTCCAATACATATGCCGCTTGCAAATCAATTTTTGCTTGTACATCGTCAAGAAATGATACACTTTCCCAGCGATCGTTTCGTGCATCCTTTGGAGTGCCCACAAATCGATCTGAACCGGGGAGCACGTAATCGAGGTATTGGTCATACCGATTAAAGGTTGCACCTAAGTAGAGACCGGTCATATCTTCACGTTGTGAGATATAGTAGGTCCCCCCAAAGTATGGTCGTAAAGGGTCTGTATTGGTAAATTCAGGGGCATCTTCATCAGTAGAGTATGCCTCTTCATTTGTGTAGACCCCAAGGTCTCCAAGAAGCATCCCATTATACCGAGTGATAAGAGCCGGATTTCGATAGATGGATATGTTGTCCATAATATAGAAATCTGTCCCACCCATGGTCTCAATACGGGCATTGCTTGCCAGTATTGGTGTTGCACAAAGAGCAAGGCTCAATAGCAGGCCAATTCTTGTTTTCATACACTTCTCCATTTATTGTGTAAAGACAAAGGGATAGGTAACACTTGTTACGTCACCGGGGATATCAATGGGGCCGAAATTCCACGATCTGATCCGCTCAACAACAAGTTCTTCAAACTCAGGATCATTCATGGTTGTGCTCTCTACACTACAGTGGAGAACATTTCCGTCTTCGTCGATAGCCCAAGAGACCTCAATCATCCCTTCAGCGTCGGGATTGCTGTTTAGGTGTCGGTTGTAGGCATACTGCAGTGAGGCCATATTATTACGCACAGTACGCATAATATTTGCACGGCTTCTTCCACCTTCCATTCCTCCAGAAGAGGCTCTTTGGGTTGGTTCAACCTGTTGCACTTCACGGCGACGAATCTCTGTCTGTTGGGTTCGTTGTCGTCCTGAAAGTCCAGATAGATCAACGTCACCAGATCCTCCACCAAAGCCTGACTGCGAACCGGATCCGCCAAACCCAATGCCTGATGCGGAAGCACGACCAGCGCCAGATCCACCGCCAGACTGTATGCCTTGGCTTCCGGATAAGAGGGCATCTACACCTTGGGCATGTCCGCCCTTAGCAAGTGGGTCGGCATTTGCAACTTCTTCACCAGTAATAGGGCCAGAAAGTCGTCCCAAAACACCACGTTTCATAACACGTTCACGTGGGTCTCCACCGCCTCCACCGGTTTGGGCTTCGGGGGTATCGTCGGGTTCGTCAGGTTTTAAGGTTTGCTTTTCCCGCTCAATTTGTTCTTGCTTTTCCGGTTCTTCCTCTTCCTCTTCTTCCATTACCATTGTTTCACCAAGGGTTACGCTCCTTGTTTCTTCCCGTGTTTGGAAGAAGTCACCGTCAGCACTGATAAACTTGTAGGTTCTGAAAAAGACACCGATCCAGAAAAAGAGAAGTAATACGAGAGGAAATACAACTTTTAAACGTTTTCCTTTTCCGTATAGAATATGTCGGCACGTTGGTTCATGGCCTTCACATACTCTTCTTTTGTGAGAAGCACTCCTTCTTCCTCTTCTTCATCTTCGTCGTCATAGCCCTGAGTTGTTTTTTGGGGCTGCTCAGAGGCATCTACATTATCAGAGGGTGTCGATGTTGCTGGTTGTGTAGCAGAAGGAGTTGAGAGATCTTTTACAACTGTCTCAGCCCCAAGGCTTTCAAACCTTGCGCGAAGCTCAGCAGCTTTTTCTTCACTGAAGTCCTTGCCAATAGAAATGCTCTTTGTTTCCAATGCTTTGCGTACTTGCTCAGCGGGAGCACCAGAGATTGCTGCTACTTCAGAAGAAACTCGCTCAAGGGTTTCCGGATCAGTAGTTCGTTTTAATATTACTTGAAAGGCCATATCAGTCCTCCCCTCGTGACATTACGGCAAATTTCATTCCCGTAAAGCCCGTGCGGGCGCATATTTGCATAATATTAGTAACAACACTCATATACATACTTTTGTCAACTTGTATAATAATTTGTCGCATACTCTGTTCGGTTATCTCGTTTAGTGCAAAGAGTTGCTCGTTGGCCTTCATATGCATAGAGAGACTGTCTTCCATGATCTGCAAAGCAACAGGTTTATCCTCGTCAGGTTCAGTGTCAAAATTAACAAAAACACTATCTGTTAAGGCAAGAATGTCTTCCGTTGCTACCAAATCCCGGTTATCCAAGAGGATACGACCAGGAGCTATGGTTAACTGAAGACGTACCTCATCGGGGGTATCCACGGCTATGGAGTTTGGAAGCGCCAAGTCATCCGATGCAGTAAGCATAGAGCCATCGGCAGAATAACTTTGCAGAAGAAAGAGAAGGATAATGGTGAACATATCCATCATTGATGTAATGTTTAAGCCAAGATCAACATCTGCTGCAGAGCCGCCTCTTCCTCTTTGTTTTGGCATATCGGTATTCCTTTCTCTAATTTGCTCTCAAACTGTTTAGGGAGAGGTTTACCAATCCCGCGTCTTGAGCAACATCCATTATTTGAACCACCTTGTCATAAAACACCTGTGGTTCTGAAGCGATAATCAAGCTGTTGCGGTCTTCCGCTTCTTCATTGCGAGCACGAACCTCAATAAACGCCTGCTTTAAAATGTCATAGGCAGAAACTGGCATTCGGCGATATTTTGAGAGATCTTCCACCTTAATTGTTCTTCGTGCTGAAATTGTATCCACAGGTACCATTTCGCCATCAACCTCTTCTTTGCGAACCTCCGTTCGACGGGTATACGGACTATGGTTTGTGGTAAACAGATAGACCTGATCCCCCTCATTCAACTCGTCCTCTTCTAAGGGAAAGAAGGGTCTTCTACTATTAAACGATTTCGATACATACTCTATCTTCTCCAGCCCCGTTTCTTCGTCGCGGTCAAAACGATACCACCCATACCACGGTTCACCTGTTTTTTCAAAGGTCTCTTCGTCTATGGCCAAGGCATTCAGTAGTATCTCATATCGCTCACTTCTGCGAAATTGTCCTCGCTCAGTTCGCATGAGAGAATCGGGATAGGTTTTATCATACTTATAATTACCATCCTCATCATACATAATCTCATGATGATACGGTATGGTATCCATGGCATTGGTGCCGTCTGAGATGTACACATGCTCTTCGCTGTAATGAATACTGGCGAGCATTGCACTCTGCGTCATTAATGTCATGGCTGTATCAGAAACCAATACCGTAAACAGCATAAGGTTTCGTTCTTCTTCCAAATCCCGTTCGGTCTGCTGTACCTCGGTGGAGGAACCGCGTTCCTCCGGGAGGTTAATATCAATTGTTGCAATTTGAGCAAATTGAGCAGAGGCAAGCAGCAAGGGTATCAGCACCACCATGAGGTTCATGAAAGGCTTAAAGTCGATATCCTCAACTTTGATTTCATTCGTTTTTATTTTATTTGCCATACAATATGTCCTCTACTAAGGGTAGGTTTTCCAGCTTACTGTTCAATAAGGTTAATCAGTTTTGCTGTTTTTTCATCAAGGTCCTCTACCACTTTTTTAGATCGTTGCGCAAGAAACCCTTGCACGACAATACCGGTAACACCGACAACAAGACCGAAGAGGGTTGTTGACATCGCAACGGCAATACCATCGGCAAGAGCCGTTGAACGTCGTGCCGCTGGAGCATTTGCCACCGCGTCAAAGGAGAGCATCAGACCATAAATTGTACCCATAAGACCAATCATGGTGGAAATATTCGCAAATACATTCAAAAGAGAGATAAACCGAGTAATCTTTGGAGTTTCTGAAAGAAAGACCTCGTCTACGGCTTTCTGCACAGCCTTTGTACCCTTGTCGCGTTCGGAGAGAATAGGAATAATTGCCTTTGCAATAGGTTTCTTGGCATATTTCTTTTGCTGTGCAAACTTAATTGCCTTATCAAAATCACCTTTTTTCAGAAATTTAGCAATACTTGCCATAAAGGTGTTTGTACCTCCAGCAACACCGTACAAGTAGATAACTCGCTCTACTGCAAGAGCTGCGATAATACCACCAACAATGAGAATAAGGATCATTGCCCAGGCACCATCTGCCCACTCTCCGGTTCTCTCATCGACAAAACCAGTTGCAATGTAGTCAAGAAATCCCTTTTGCATTCCGTCACTCATAAGTAAACCCCTTATAAAAAGTTAGTTATTGGTTGTCCTACTGTTCGTTAATACCGAGTATCTCTCGGTATTCACGTATTTTTTCTTCTTCTTCACGAAGCGCTCTTCGTGCATTTTCTTCAATTTCCATGAGGCGCTCAATTTTTTCTTCGATGGGCATCTCTGAATTTGCTATTCGGTCAATTGTCGCAAGTGCTTGCTTTCTTTCATCAGCAGTGCGACGTTTTATCGCTGCAATTCGAGCTTGCTGGGCCTCTTCAGACTCTCGGTACTCTTGAAGAATCTCATCAAGATCCACTTGTTTATACTCTGAAGTGATTTGTCCCATGGTTTCTATTTCAACCATTTCAATCTCTTTTTGAATACTGTCAATCCACTCATTATGTCCAATATGAAGGTTTATCGCTATATCAATAGTTTCTTCATAGTATGGTACAGAGGCTGCAATATACTGGAGATAATGGTCGTAGAGCTCGTCCATATATATCTGCTCTTCTTCTGCTGAAAGTCCTGCCGGCATGGGAGCATCACGATAGAGTATCCCCACCTCTTTTAAAAGAAGTGCCTTTCGGTATCCACTCTCAACAACCAGTTCTCGAGCCTTGGGGATGTACTCGCTTTCAATGCCCTCAGCCTCAGCGCGCTCAATAAGGACAGACAAGTTTTCTATGGCACGATCGTATAGTCCAGGACAAACCCCTTTCAAGGCTTGAGCTCGTCCAACGATCTGATCTTCCACATCTCCAAAGACTTTACGTTCTTCATACATTCGGGCATAGTCGTAATTAAGCTTTGCCAGTTGATACAGTGATTTTACAACCCACTCACGAATTTGCTGCTCCATGGAGAGGGTGTATGCTTCAACGGTTTTCTCGATAATTTCACGAACATCGTCAATCTTGCCTTGGACCTCTCGTTCATTGGCACCAGTACTAAGATCAAAGCGAAGAACCTGTTCGTGATTCAGCTGGCCGTACGTGTAATACGCCTCGGCACCAAGTTCCGGTGCGATGGCCGCTTCATCCTTGTATTCGTCGTAGATCCGCGTTGCGAGACGAACATTGAGTTCAGCATTGTCAAAGTCATCAAGCTCTACGTAGGCTCGGGTCGCATAAATGAGGGCCTGAATTTGATTTGGTCGATGTCGTGAAAAGTTTTTCGCAAACTCTGCAAAGGCATCGGCCATGCGGCGTTGATCTCCCAT
Above is a genomic segment from Chitinivibrio alkaliphilus ACht1 containing:
- a CDS encoding AgmX/PglI C-terminal domain-containing protein → MVMEEEEEEEPEKQEQIEREKQTLKPDEPDDTPEAQTGGGGGDPRERVMKRGVLGRLSGPITGEEVANADPLAKGGHAQGVDALLSGSQGIQSGGGSGAGRASASGIGFGGSGSQSGFGGGSGDVDLSGLSGRQRTQQTEIRRREVQQVEPTQRASSGGMEGGRSRANIMRTVRNNMASLQYAYNRHLNSNPDAEGMIEVSWAIDEDGNVLHCSVESTTMNDPEFEELVVERIRSWNFGPIDIPGDVTSVTYPFVFTQ
- a CDS encoding ExbD/TolR family protein, producing the protein MPKQRGRGGSAADVDLGLNITSMMDMFTIILLFLLQSYSADGSMLTASDDLALPNSIAVDTPDEVRLQLTIAPGRILLDNRDLVATEDILALTDSVFVNFDTEPDEDKPVALQIMEDSLSMHMKANEQLFALNEITEQSMRQIIIQVDKSMYMSVVTNIMQICARTGFTGMKFAVMSRGED
- a CDS encoding MotA/TolQ/ExbB proton channel family protein, whose amino-acid sequence is MSDGMQKGFLDYIATGFVDERTGEWADGAWAMILILIVGGIIAALAVERVIYLYGVAGGTNTFMASIAKFLKKGDFDKAIKFAQQKKYAKKPIAKAIIPILSERDKGTKAVQKAVDEVFLSETPKITRFISLLNVFANISTMIGLMGTIYGLMLSFDAVANAPAARRSTALADGIAVAMSTTLFGLVVGVTGIVVQGFLAQRSKKVVEDLDEKTAKLINLIEQ